The nucleotide sequence GATCATCCCATGAGTTTTCAGGTTTACCAATTCCAACATTATCCTCATTAATCCCTTCAGCATCTCCCCAACCAGTTCCCCAACCGAGCCCACCACACTGTCCAGACAAGACCAAACCATCGAGAATCACAACATGCTCTTCTTCATCTACTGTTATAGGATCTGGACCACGTTCAAGGTCAAGAATCAGCTCAGCGTCAACTTCAGCATCCCAATCAACATCATCAATGTAGACATCAGGATCAGGCAAATATAAGTCACAAGTAAAACCACTAATCTCAGCATAGAAACGAGATTTAGCGTTATTGAATGCTTCTTCACCAGCTGAGTCATCCCATTGGACAACTCTATCGTATAAGTGCATAAACGGCTTCGCCTCTAAAACTTTCCACCACGGAACAGAACCAATCACAGCACAGAAATCTTTCTCCCACGCCGGAACAGAGAGTTTGCAATTATTACCTGCAAGAAAACATAAGAATATGAGAGTtagaaaccaaatcaaatcataGTACATGCAAGAATTAGGAATTCACAAACCTAACAAAGATGAAATCAATTACTACAAACCTTCTCTTGAATTCTCAAAACTTCTGTCACTTGGCTATCCGCTCGGCACTTGGCTACCCAGCGTTTACCGTGGGCACGATGTTAGGTTAGACCCTAACCAAAGTAACCAGAATTGATTAAGGGAAGAGAAGATAGAGGATTAGAGAGAAGATAGATTTCAGTCTGGTTCAATTCTCTCAGCATCTGTTCCACCTTGTTGTTCTCACTATATCCATCTTGAGACCTCACTTCTGTTGGAGTCCACAACAATGATCCTACTAAGCAGATAATCAGTTCTGGTGGCCTTGGTGAATGAGACACTCCAAAAGCGAAGTTTCTAACAAAAAAGTTCTCAAAATGATTTAAGGTGAGCTTGTCAAACTCCACTGGATACCCAACATCTTTAATACTAAGGTAACGCTCAAACAGATGCTTTGGCATGTAgacactttttcttttgtcatctAGTAACTTTGGAATGAAAGGAGATCTATCATGCTTCCATTGACTAAGTATTGGTCCCAACTCTTTATGAATCCCGTAATGCTTCCACTTTGTTACTGCATTGACAATTGCCATCAACCCAAACAGCCAGAACTCCACGACTATTTCCACACCCGGAATCTCCCATAACACCACTTCTTCTCCTGCAATAATGTCATACAACTTCAGTCTATTTCCTTGTGGTGATTCTGCTTTTGCTTTAGTACCGTCATCCTCCATGATTCTAAGCTCCTTCTTTCCTCTATCAAATACCAACCATCTACACCTACTACTACTCGCCCCTGAAAGATCCGTCTTGTCCTCAAGATGAAGTGACAAGCGCTGTTTGTTTTGTACCCACTTACACTCACTATCTAGCTTTTGTGTCTTCTCCTTGGGTTCATTGACGAACATGTAATGACTTGGCTGTATCTTCTGGCTTGACACTAGAAACTCCATACCAAATGTTTTGCATCCCCAAAACTCAGCAATTCCCAGTTCAATCTGTATACTACTCTTCTCTAACCAAGTAAAATCATGCTCATATCCTACTCCATCATGTTCCCAAACTAGATTGGCCATAGAATTATCAGAAAGTTGTTTTCTTGTCGTAATCTTAATCCTTCCTCTTGTACGCCCATCAAGCTTCTTAAACAGTGGCAACGCCTTAATAATACCTATACCCAAATTTGAGACCCACAACTTAAACATTCTAGGATTCAAAACCTTACCAGTTCTGTGAACTCTCTCAATGACCATTCCCACTGTGCTTTGCCAAACCAAGTCCCACCTGTGTCCCAAGCGCCACTAAACCATTGAGAAACTCGCAGCAACATCATCATCCCATTGCTACTGTAAAGTCTC is from Camelina sativa cultivar DH55 chromosome 20, Cs, whole genome shotgun sequence and encodes:
- the LOC104768566 gene encoding uncharacterized protein LOC104768566 isoform X2, producing MHLYDRVVQWDDSAGEEAFNNAKSRFYAEISGFTCDLYLPDPDVYIDDVDWDAEVDAELILDLERGPDPITVDEEEHVVILDGLVLSGQCGGLGWGTGWGDAEGINEDNVGIGKPENSWDDQKCDGWNDDSWGIKENTNNNSFKTKSWDQKNNNNSFNQNSRDQGRESRGWRKRGEVRYGGDRVEDCRWRNGRGRSRGGFQQHSSGWGWTESF
- the LOC104768566 gene encoding uncharacterized protein LOC104768566 isoform X1, whose product is MVIERVHRTGKVLNPRMFKLWVSNLGIGIIKALPLFKKLDGRTRGRIKITTRKQLSDNSMANLVWEHDGVGYEHDFTWLEKSSIQIELGIAEFWGCKTFGMEFLVSSQKIQPSHYMFVNEPKEKTQKLDSECKWVQNKQRLSLHLEDKTDLSGASSSRCRWLVFDRGKKELRIMEDDGTKAKAESPQGNRLKLYDIIAGEEVVLWEIPGVEIVVEFWLFGLMAIVNAVTKWKHYGIHKELGPILSQWKHDRSPFIPKLLDDKRKSVYMPKHLFERYLSIKDVGYPVEFDKLTLNHFENFFVRNFAFGVSHSPRPPELIICLVGSLLWTPTEVRSQDGYSENNKVEQMLRELNQTEIYLLSNPLSSLPLINSGYFG